In Vibrio stylophorae, the genomic stretch ATATATTCAATCGCATCCTGATCGCCAATGTAATCAGAGCCTTTGACTGTATCGTACATATGCCATTGCCAATCATCCGGGTGCGAATTGCCAAGAGCGACAGTAATGCCGCCTTGCGCAGAAACGGTATGCGAGCGTGTCGGAAAGACCTTGGACAGCAAAGCGCAACTAAGCCCCTGCTCTGAAATTTGCAGTGCCGCACGCATGCCTGCGCCACCAGCGCCAATTACAATGGCATCAAATTCTCGTATCATCACACTCATAAAACACTCCCTGTCATTAAGATGCCCATAAAAAAGCAGCTCACAAGCCAAATTATGACGATAAATTGCAGCAGTAATCGCAATCCTGCTGATTTGACATAATCAGTCAGCACTTGCCACAAACCAATCCAGGCATGAACCAAAATGGAAAGCAGCGCGAGCAAAGTGAATACTTGGGTTAGCCAGAAACCAAAGAACTGAGACCAAATGTCATAACGGAGGGGAGAAAGTATGATGATCGCAGCGATCAAATAGAGGGAATAAAATAGAAGAATCAGTGCACTGGCGCGTGCCAATAAAAAATCCTGTACACCGTTGCGTCCTAGCGCGGTGATCGGTTTTACCATAACCATATCCCTCCGAGTACAGAAAGCACTAATGCGATACCAATAGCAATTATGGCGCTTTGCTTTCCTGCTTTCAGGCTTTCGCCAAACCCTAGATCCATGATTAAGTGACGCACACCTGCACAAATATGATATGCCGTCGCTGTCAATACAGACCAGAGAATGAGTTTCATCCACCAATAACTGAGCCATATTTGCACCTCTGCAAATTGGCTTGGCGATGCGAGAGATTGGTTTAATAACCATAAGAGGGGGGCTAGAGAAAGAAATAGCACTACCCCGCTGATGCGATGCAAAATCGAGGCGATCGCAGGGATCGGAAAATGCATCGTCAACAGATCGAGATTGATCGGTCTTGATTGTTTCACGTTATTGCTCACTCAGCTCATCTTGAGCATGTTATTGCGCGACTGTTCATGGATAAAAAAGCACCTATTCTTAACATGTTAGAAACAGGAACCACACTTATCCAGTTGAAACTACGCTATAGTTATGATGAATCGAAAAACCACAGAAAACCTATTGTATTTAAAGGCTGTGTTTTCTATGGTGTGGGTTGAATTCATATTCAACCGCCGAATAGCAACAACAATATCGTTACATAACGGTTACAAATAAAGCAATAGTAAACCGTGATGTTACTTTTATATATTGAATAGTTATTATGTAAGACACATTTTGTACGACGCGAATTGACAAAGTTGAAATTGCCGCGTACAAAATATGCTCTTAATCTAGGATGATTAATTTCGCATAAAAACAAAGGAGAGTGTTATGGCAGAGAAGACTGCGATCCTTCATATTGAAGGCAGAGAGGCGATCGAATTGCCAATCCTCAATGGCAGCATCGGCCCTGACGTAGTTGATGTGCGTGCGCTCGGAGCGAACGGCTATTTCACCTATGATCCTGGTTTTGTCGCAACAGCAGCTTGTGAATCAGCCATTACCTATATTGACGGCAACCAAGGCATCCTACTCCACCGTGGCTATCCCATTGATCAATTAGCAAATAATGCTGATTATCTTGAAGTTTGCTATATCCTACTCTACGGCGAAGTTCCAACCCGCGCACAGTACGAAAGTTTCCTTGAAACTGTTACGCGCCACACCATGGTTCATGAGCAAATTGCAAGTTTCTTCCACGGTTTCCGCCGTGACGCACACCCAATGGCAATCATGTGTGGTGTGGTTGGTGCATTGGCTGCGTTCTACCACGACTCATTAGATATTAACGCTGACGAGCACCGTGAAATTGCCGCATATCGACTGCTATCGAAAATGCCAACACTGGCAGCCATGTGTTACAAATACTCCATTGGCCAGCCTTTCATCTATCCACGCAACGATCTCGATTACGCTGAAAACTTTATTCACATGATGTTCTCAACACCTTGTGAAGAGTATGAAGTGAACCCAGTGATCGCCCGTGCCATGGATAAGATCTTTATTTTGCATGCTGACCACGAACAAAACGCATCAACCTCAACGGTTCGTCTTGCTGGCTCTTCAGGTGCTAACCCATTTGCCTGTATCGCGGCGGGTATTGCATCCCTTTGGGGCCCTGCGCATGGCGGTGCTAATGAAGCCTGTTTACGTATGCTGGAAGAGATTGGTTCAGTCGACAATATTCCTGAATATATTGAGCGCGCAAAAGACAAAGACGATCCATTCCGTCTTATGGGCTTTGGCCACCGTGTTTACAAAAACTACGATCCTCGCGCCACAGTAATGCGTAATGCTTGCCATGAAGTACTGAAAGAGCTGGATATTGAAGACCCATTGCTTGATGTAGCCATGGAGCTTGAGCGTATTGCCCTTTCAGATGCCTACTTTATCGAGAAGAAACTCTATCCAAATGTGGATTTCTACTCAGGTATTATTCTCAAGGCCATTGGTATTCCTGTATCCATGTTTACTGTTATCTTTGCGATGTCACGAACCATTGGCTGGATCGCGCACTGGAACGAAATGCATGGCGACCCAGACAACCGTATTGGTCGTCCTCGCCAGCTCTATACCGGCGCTAAACGTCGCGATTTTCGTTCCATGGAAGAGCGCGAGTTGTGTCCAGAAGAGCCAGAACAAATCATGGCTTAAGCTCTAGATACTTCAGAAAAATAAAAAGCCGCAATTGCGGCTTTTTATTTTCTTAAAACACAGATTAAAGAGCGCTATTAGACTGGATTATCCACATCAATAAAGGTCACATCAAAGCCATAGGTCTCAGCTAACCATTCACCCAAGGCTTTCACCCCACCACGCTCCGTCGCATGATGGCCCGCTGCAAAATAATGGATCCCCTGTTCTCTGGCGCTATGTGTGGTTCGCTCTGACACCTCACCAGAAATAAAGGCGTCAATTCCTTGCGCTGCCGCTTGATCAATAAAATCTTGCCCACCGCCAGTGCACCAAGCAATACGGCGAATCACCTGTGGCCCCGTATCACCAATATGCAAAGGCGCGCGCGCAAAAACGCGCTCAATGCGATTGGTGAGGGTTTGAATATCAACAGGCTTTTCAAAATGGCCCTGCATTGCGATAGATTGCGGGTTATGTATTTCCAATCCACCATCGACTGTGATCTCCAGCGCCTTGGCTAACATTGCGTTATTGCCTAGCGTCGGGTGAATATCCAGAGGTAAATGGTAGGCATAAAGGTTAATTTCATGCTGAATCAATGCAGCAATACGGCGGTATTTCATGCCACGTAGCGGCGCACTTTCACCTTTCCAAAAGAAGCCATGGTGCACTAACAAAGCATCGGCATGTTGTTCAATCGCAGCATCAATCAAAGCCTGACAAGCTGTCACGCCCGTCACAATTTTTCGAATCTGCTGTTTACCTTCGATCTGTAAACCATTTGGACAATAATCTTGAATCAGTTCAGGTCGCAATTCTTGATTGAGTCGCTGCTCAAGCTCAATGTTATTCATCAATATTTCCACCATTTTTTAGTCATGGTAATCATTTGAAAAATTGAGCGCAATCACCAAGAAACAGGACTAATACAGTTCATCGCCAGGAACCGTTTTTTCAGATTGCTCTAACCAGACCGGCTTGTTGCTGGTTTTCATCCACAATCGATGCAAATAACTGTAGCAACGGCGTCGTAAGCGAGGAAATAAAATGGTAGGAAAAGCCAAAATGCCTAACAACAGTGCAACGATACGGCGAAGCACCACTTTATAAAGAGGGTATGAGGTATACATCCGTGTCTAACTCTGCTTAGAATAATGAACTATCATCTTAAACCTGTATCGTGATGGAAATCAGTTTATTTCCGTTAAATTTCCTCAAAAAAGAGGGTGCCCGATCACAAATATGATGAAACCCCAAACTCACTTTACCCATCCCTTAGATTGGCTTCATCAAGCACCTTCTTTGGTGCTGGGGCATCACTGGATTTTTACGCCAGAGCACCCATTGTGGCAAAGCCATTCTCAACAATGGCCAACCATACCTCAGCCCTTGCCTCGCGCTGTCGGCCACTATTATCAATTGCTGTGGCGATTATGGATTCAGTCACATCCAATGCTTGATTTAGTCGCAGAAGAGATCCAAATACAAGGAGAACAACGAACTTTAGGGGCCATCGATTTTATCGTGCACAATAAAATCAATCATCGCTTTGAGCATTGGGAAGTAGCCTGCAAATTCTACCTCGCTTATCAAGGCCAATGGCTTGGCCCCAATGCGTCCGATAGCTTGACACGAAAAATGACACATATGTTGGCACATCAATTACCGCTGAGTCAGCACGATACCATTGCCAAACGCTGGCCTATTAAAGCTCGACGACTCATTTTACAAGGGCGTCTTTATACAGCCAGAGACCAGAATCAAAAATACGCTCTGATTCAAGAAAACAGCGGCTGGCAAATCAATCCCAATGCCCTACAAGGGTGGTGGCGATATCAGCCTTATCAAGGCGACGAGCCCATTCTCCAACTTCATAAGCCCAATTGGCTCACTCAAGCCCGTGCAACACCGGTGACATCGCATCAGCTTGATCCGCATCAGTCGACACATATTGTCGATCCACTGGGACAGTTTGGCTTTATTATGCCCCAAAGCTGGCCAAACCTTGGACCATCTGCCGTTTAACCGCTCAAAAACGAAAACTTATCTCGCAGTAAAAAAAAACGTAGCTACGGGAGCTACGTTTTTTTTCATTTAAAATTAAGCGCTCATTTGCATAAGCTTCAGTCCGCAGCTTACGCCACATTCATGGCAAATACTGCATCCACAATTTGCTGCGCTTCAATCTCAATTTGTTTGCGATGCGCCTCACCACAAAAGCTCTCACAATAAATTTTGTACATCGCTTCTGTGCCAGATGGACGAGCGGCAAACCAACCATTTTCAGTCATCACTTTCAAACCACCAATGGCCTCGCCATTTCCCGGCGCATGGGTCAGACTCTGAATAATCGGATCGCCAGCCAATGTTGTCGCGGTAACATCACTGGCACTCATGGCCTGCAAACAAGCTTTTTGGCTTTCATTGGCTGGTGCCTGCAAACGCGCATAGCTTGCTTCACCATATTTTTGTGCCAACTGCTCATAGTATTGCTGTGGCGTTAGGCCTGTCACTGCCATGATTTCTGCAGCAAGCAAACACAGCACGATACCATCTTTGTCTGTGCTCCATGGCGAACCATCAAAGCGCAGCAAAGATGCACCCGCACTCTCTTCACCACCAAAGCCAAGCGCACCGGTATGTAAGCCTTCCACAAACCACTTAAAACCAACCGGCACCTCACAAAGCTCACGTCCTAACCCTGCGACAACGCGATCAATCAAGGCGCTAGACACCAAAGTTTTACCAACGGCGACATCAGATCCCCACTGCGGACGATGCTGGAATAGATAATCGATACATACCGCAAGAAAATGATTTGGATTCATTAAGCCTTTTGGCGTCACAATGCCGTGGCGGTCAAAATCAGGATCATTTGCAAAGGCAAGATCATAATCATCTTTCAAAGCCAGCAGCTGACTCATGGCATAGGGTGAGGAGCAATCCATACGGATGACACCATCTTTATCCAAAGGCATAAAGCGAAAATCGGCTTCAACGCGCTCATTGACCACAGTCAAATCTAGCTGATACTGCTCAGCAATCGCTTGCCAATAAGCAATCCCCGCGCCGCCTAAAGGATCAACCGCAAGCTTTAATTGCGCCTTTTGAATCGCAGCCATATCAATGACATTGACCAAATCTGTCACATAGCTCGGAACCAAATCTTGCTGCGTCACTTGGCTAAGCGCCGTTAGATAATCAACGCGCTTCACTTCACTCAGCTCGCCGGCAAGTAGCGCATTGGCACGATTCTCAATGGCTTTGGTAAAGCGCGCCTCAGCAGGGCCGCCATGTGGCGGGTTGTATTTAATGCCACCATCTTGCGGCGGATTATGGGATGGCGTAATCACGATGCCATCAGCAAGCTGAGCGTGCTGACGGTTATACTGCAAGATTGCATGAGAAATCGCAGGCGTTGGGGTATAACCTAGATCCTGTTGCACAATCACATCAACATGATTGGCTATCAGCACTTCAATGGCACTTCGAAATGCCACTTCAGAAAGGGCATGGGTATCTTTACCCAAATAAAGCGGACCTGTGATCCCCTCTTGCAGACGAATATCTGCAATCGCTTGGCAAATGGCCCAAATATGATGTTGGTTGAACGTAGATAAATCAGCACACCCACGATGTCCCGAAGTACCAAAAGCCACTTGCTGACTTTTTAATTGCGGCTTCGGTGTCAATGAGTAGTAATTAGCAACGAGCGAAGGGATATCATGAAGATCACAAGAGCTGGCCAACTGGCCAGCACGAGGATGTTGAGGCATAAATTACGCGTCCTTGTCGGTCGGTGATTAAATTGCGTTGGCAATACGCTCACATTCTTCTTCACCGTACCCCATACGCTGCATCATCTGGATAATCATCTGACGCTTACGACCGGTGTTTGTATTCGTGATCACCCAAAATGGTGTTTCAGGGATCTGTTTTGGTTTGGTGGTATTCCCGTTTGCCAACAGTGTTTGTGCATTATCAGCAAAGTAAACACGGGTGCGTCCTTTGATTGCTGCTGCATCAGAGAAAGCTTGCGGATTTTGCTGATACAGTGCTGTGAGAATCATCATAAAACGACCAATCACTCGCGATTGCTGCGTAAAGTGACTGGAGTTCAGCACAGACTCTAAGTTGATACTACGACGTGCTTGTGTGGTTGGTTCACCCACAACAATTGGTTTTGCTGGCACAGCTAGCGTGCTTTCGACGGCTGCGACAGTGGACTCAGCAGCAGCGCTTTGCGCTGGCACATGCAACAAGCGGCGCAGGATATCCGAGGCGCTCTCACCAATATGTTGAGTTTGGCCAGCAATATAACGGTATAGGTCTTCGTCTACTTCAATAGTCTTCATGGTGCCTTGGTCATGATTCGATAAAATAACTGCGACAGTATACCCATAACTCGAGGTATACTCTACGTTCAATCACCGATATTAAGAGAGCAATATGGATCTTCACTTTCGTGTCCAAGGTCAAGGTGACCCCGTTATTCTGATGCACGGTCTATTTGGAAGCTTAGATAACCTTGGTCTTTTAGCCAAAGAATTAAGTAAAGATTATCAGGTGATTAGCGTTGATTTACGCAACCACGGTCAATCCCCCCACTCACCACGGGTGAGCTATGCGCTGATGGCAGAAGATGTACTGAATGTGATGCATCGCCTCAATTTGCCGCGCGCCATTGTGATTGGCCACTCCATGGGCGGTAAAGTTGCCATGAAACTCGCGCAAGACTGGCCAGAGCAAGTTCGCGCCTTAGTGGTATTGGATATTGCGCCAGTGCTCTACCCATTTCGCCGTCACGATGCAATTTTTGCCGGCCTGCGTGAAGTTGCCGGCGCGCCGCCAAAAAGTCGTAGTGAAGCAGATAGCTTACTGGCACTTCATATTGACACGCCCTTCGTGCGCCAATTTTTAGGAAAATCACTGTATCGCGGTGAGGACAGCCGCTATCACTGGCGTTTTCATGTTCGCGCACTCTCCGATAATTATGAAGCCATTATGGGATGGCCCAATCCATCGGTTTATCATGGCCCAGCACTACTGCTCAAAGGTCATTTATCTGAATATGTTCAACTTGAGCACAAAGATGCGATTGTTAGCCAATTCCCAGCGATGAAAACCCATATCATTGCCAACACGGGCCACTGGCTACATGCCGAAAAACCAGAGAGCGTCCATCGACATATTCGCCAATTTTTAACGACATTAGCACATGAAAATCATGAACCGCTTATGCTATAGTGCGCGCTAAACGCAATAAAGCGGCTTGTTATCATGTTTTATGAGTACATTCCGATCCTCGAAACCTTAGGTTTTGACCTACTGATTGCCGCGCTTTTTTTACTAATTGCGCTAGCAATTCGCGATGTGCTCAAACAAGGCAAAGTCCCCCCTTTCGGGCAATTTGCCGTTTGGTTTGTCCTATTTTTGGGATGCTTCGGCTTTATTCTCAAGGGCATTCTTAAGCTACTCTGGCAGGATGCAAGCTAGCTTCACGACATAACTGTATATGGCCAAAGAACAGAACGATCGCACGACACTGGATCTCTTTGCAGATGAGAAACGTCCCGGGCGACCAAGAACCAGCCCCCTGAGTCGTGCTGCGCAATTAAAAATTAATAAACGAAACCAACTCAAACGCGACAAAGCGCGCGGTTTACGTCGTATTGAAATTAAAGTTGAGCAAACCGTCGTTGATGCACTAAACGTGCTGGCGGATCAACAAGGCTTAAGTCGTAGTGAGTTGATTGAAACCATTTTAATTGAGAAATTGGGTTGTGCGCCTGAGACTCATTCAGCATAAATCGCGCATTGACCCAGAAGAACAGGTAGAAAAAATATGGCAAGTGTAGGCATCTTTTTCGGTAGCGATACTGGCAACACAGAAGCTGTTGCGAAAATGATTCAAAAAGAGCTGGGTCAGCACATGGTTGATGTTTTTGACATCGCCAATGCAAGCCAAGAGCAACTCAATGATTTTGACTTACTGCTACTTGGTATTCCAACGTGGTACTACGGCGAAGCGCAGTGTGACTGGGATGATTTCTTTCCACAGTTAGAAGGCATCGACTTCTCAACCAAGCTTGTGGCTATTTTTGGCTGTGGTGACCAAGAAGATTATGCAGAGTACTTCTGCGATTCCATGGGCGAGCTTGCACGCATCGTTGAAAGCAAAGGCGCAACAATTGTCGGCAACTGGCCAACCACTGGCTATGAGTTTGAATCTTCAAAAGCTGTGATTGGTGATGATCTATTTGTCGGCCTGTGTATTGATGAAGACCGCCAACCAGAACTAACAGAATCACGCGTAAAAGCTTGGTCTGCTCAAGTCTACGAAGAGATGTGCTTGGCCGAGCTTGAAGACTAATCTTCACTTTGCTTGTAATAATACAGCACATGATTAAAACGCACTTCGGTGCGTTTTTTTATACCGGTTATCCCTCATGATTTGAGGCTAAGCACACGATATATCACTACATTTTGTGTGTTTATGCGGCTTTCTTTCGCGCTCATCCGCCGTTTTTTTGACTGAAATAGAATTTCTAGGCCTCATGAGGTTTATTGTTTTAGTTTGGTCACTTATAATCAATCGCATTCAATGAAGCCCGAAACTGCTGCCCTTTCGACAGCCAAAGGAATTGATTCATGTCAGATAATAATCAAGCGCTCAAGCAAGCTGGTTTGAAAGTCACCTTGCCACGCCTTAAGATTCTTGAGGTACTTCAGCAAGGGGATACAAGCCATATCAGCGCTGAAGATCTATATAAGAAGCTGATCGACCTTGGTGAAGAGATTGGTCTTGCCACTGTCTACCGTGTGCTCAACCAGTTTGATGATGCTGGGATCGTTACACGTCACCACTTTGAAGGCGGAAAATCTGTATTTGAATTGGCCACGCAACAACACCATGACCACTTGGTCTGCTTAGATTGCGGTAAAGTCATTGAATTTTCAGATGAAGTGATTGAACAGCGCCAACGTGAAATCGCAGCACGCTTTAATGTTCGCCTCACCAACCATAGCCTTTACCTATACGGCCACTGTGCTGATGGGGATTGCAAACGCGACGAAAATGCTCATAACGAGCAATAAGTTGCAGTAATTTGCAGAAAAAAGCCGCGCAATTGCGTGGCTTTTTTTTATTTAAAATCAAAGGCGTGCATTAGTTCAAATTTACCGAATCCAAATAGCCGCAGCCGTTGCCAGCAACTATTATTAACTTCATACTCAATTCGCACGGAAGCATAAGAGTAGAGTTGAGATTGGTGCTAAAACACGATGGCCGATAGTAATAAAATCCCAGGATTAAATCGTCTTAGCGTCTTAATTTGCGGTAAAACGCAAAGCGGCTGTAATTTGGTTCGAACCAGTCTTGCCTCACGCTCACCGACCCAAGTTATCTTGACTCAGCGTCCAGAAGAAGTCCCTCGCCTCATTAATCAAGCCACCTTTGATGTCCTTATCGTCAATGGCGATAAGCCTTTTATTCAGCGGGTAAGCGAGCAATATCTTTCCGTCAAAGCGCCGATTTTACAGGAGATGAAATTAGCGGTATTGGTGGTGATTGATGAGTCAGAACTAGCGGGTCCCTTACCCGATCAAGACCGCCAACAGGAGATTGATCTTTGGATTAGCGAACAGCGCATGGGTATCGATAGCGCTTTGTTTGCCCCTTACACCATTGGTGAACTGGTTGATTGCTACGACAATGCTGCAACCGCACTCAGTCGGCGAAAAGAGATCTTTATGAAGATCAGAACCATCGTGAAGCGAGCCTCGCTACCCATGGTGCAATATCGCGCAGCTAGCTATCTCGCCAATGATACGCGAACCATTACTCTATTTTGCCGTCATTTTAGTGGTAGCGAAGCAACCATTGAATATCTAGAAAAACTCAGTGACCAAGAAAAGGTGACTGAAAGTTCCATTTGGCTGGCGCGTTACTGTCATGACCACGGTTTTATTGAAAAGGGCTATCGCTACGCAAGTCGTACGCTGGACAATAACCCCAATCATTTTGATGCCCTGCTCATTGCCGCTAAATCACGCATGATGACTGATCCACAGCAGGCTTTGGAGCTCTATACACGCGCCATTGATCGCAGCCCTTTAGATATTCATCATCTTAAAGCATTTTTACAGCTAGCCATTAGCCTAACGGACAAGTCAGCGCTGAGCGCGATTATTATTCAGCTCTCAGAGCCTGAATATCTAATGCCAAGTTTTCAAGATCTACTGCTATTTTTAATCACCAGCCATAAACTTCTGGAAAAAAAAGGACGGTTTTTAAGAAAGCATCTGTCCATTATTCGCGCCACATTTACCGACTCAATGCAGCGTAAACGCACGGTAGCTATGCGCGATTGGCATATTAAATTACTGCTTGGTTTTGCCATTTTTAAAACAGCCATGGGTCAATCAAGGCAAGCCTTTAAGCTTTTGCCTTTGATTGATCACAAACTCAGTAAAAGTAACGCTATTGATGAAGAAACCATGCTGCTCTGCTGCACTTTTTGGTGCTCTCTTGGCGATATGAAGCGAAGTACAGAGTTTCGCGACCAATTAGAGCAGCGGCGCAATCATCTCACCACAGCGCAGCACAGGCTTTTAGAATTTATCAAACAACGAATCAGCCGCAATCAACGCCTGTATTCTCAGTTATACAAAGAAAATTGCCAGAGCTTTCAAAAAGAGTCAATTAAGCACTTTATCAAGCAATATCCCATGTGTTACCTCGCACGAACCATGCTGGTTTCATTGCGCTATCGCAACCAAGATACTGATCATGATTATCTGCGAGATATTCGCAAAGCCATTCGTTACGAACAGGATCCACGCAACCACCAGATCCTCGATCGCCTTTTGAAAAATGCACGCGCTTTGCCTCGAGGTTAACCCTATGCATGAACGAAAAGAACACCGCTATCTACTGCAAACCCCTATGCCAGCTCAGCTTAAAAGGGGATGGTTTCGACGTACATCCGTCATTTTGGTCGATATCTCCATCGACGGGCTAGCCATTGCTTGTGAAAAAGCACTGCCTAAAAATACACAACTCGAGTTTCACCTCAAACTCGGCACGCAAAAACTCACCATCACTGGAGAAGTGATCTATCAAATGGGGTTTGGCGATCGCGCGCGTTATGGCGTGCAACTGCAGCCAGCGCTCTCTCTTGAGACACTCAACCTATTCTCGCCCTATTTCAATGAAGAAGATCGCATCATTTTGCAAAACGAACGCCTCC encodes the following:
- the fldA gene encoding flavodoxin FldA, producing the protein MASVGIFFGSDTGNTEAVAKMIQKELGQHMVDVFDIANASQEQLNDFDLLLLGIPTWYYGEAQCDWDDFFPQLEGIDFSTKLVAIFGCGDQEDYAEYFCDSMGELARIVESKGATIVGNWPTTGYEFESSKAVIGDDLFVGLCIDEDRQPELTESRVKAWSAQVYEEMCLAELED
- the pgm gene encoding phosphoglucomutase (alpha-D-glucose-1,6-bisphosphate-dependent); amino-acid sequence: MPQHPRAGQLASSCDLHDIPSLVANYYSLTPKPQLKSQQVAFGTSGHRGCADLSTFNQHHIWAICQAIADIRLQEGITGPLYLGKDTHALSEVAFRSAIEVLIANHVDVIVQQDLGYTPTPAISHAILQYNRQHAQLADGIVITPSHNPPQDGGIKYNPPHGGPAEARFTKAIENRANALLAGELSEVKRVDYLTALSQVTQQDLVPSYVTDLVNVIDMAAIQKAQLKLAVDPLGGAGIAYWQAIAEQYQLDLTVVNERVEADFRFMPLDKDGVIRMDCSSPYAMSQLLALKDDYDLAFANDPDFDRHGIVTPKGLMNPNHFLAVCIDYLFQHRPQWGSDVAVGKTLVSSALIDRVVAGLGRELCEVPVGFKWFVEGLHTGALGFGGEESAGASLLRFDGSPWSTDKDGIVLCLLAAEIMAVTGLTPQQYYEQLAQKYGEASYARLQAPANESQKACLQAMSASDVTATTLAGDPIIQSLTHAPGNGEAIGGLKVMTENGWFAARPSGTEAMYKIYCESFCGEAHRKQIEIEAQQIVDAVFAMNVA
- a CDS encoding alpha/beta fold hydrolase; the encoded protein is MDLHFRVQGQGDPVILMHGLFGSLDNLGLLAKELSKDYQVISVDLRNHGQSPHSPRVSYALMAEDVLNVMHRLNLPRAIVIGHSMGGKVAMKLAQDWPEQVRALVVLDIAPVLYPFRRHDAIFAGLREVAGAPPKSRSEADSLLALHIDTPFVRQFLGKSLYRGEDSRYHWRFHVRALSDNYEAIMGWPNPSVYHGPALLLKGHLSEYVQLEHKDAIVSQFPAMKTHIIANTGHWLHAEKPESVHRHIRQFLTTLAHENHEPLML
- a CDS encoding citrate synthase → MAEKTAILHIEGREAIELPILNGSIGPDVVDVRALGANGYFTYDPGFVATAACESAITYIDGNQGILLHRGYPIDQLANNADYLEVCYILLYGEVPTRAQYESFLETVTRHTMVHEQIASFFHGFRRDAHPMAIMCGVVGALAAFYHDSLDINADEHREIAAYRLLSKMPTLAAMCYKYSIGQPFIYPRNDLDYAENFIHMMFSTPCEEYEVNPVIARAMDKIFILHADHEQNASTSTVRLAGSSGANPFACIAAGIASLWGPAHGGANEACLRMLEEIGSVDNIPEYIERAKDKDDPFRLMGFGHRVYKNYDPRATVMRNACHEVLKELDIEDPLLDVAMELERIALSDAYFIEKKLYPNVDFYSGIILKAIGIPVSMFTVIFAMSRTIGWIAHWNEMHGDPDNRIGRPRQLYTGAKRRDFRSMEERELCPEEPEQIMA
- the sdhC gene encoding succinate dehydrogenase, cytochrome b556 subunit, giving the protein MSNNVKQSRPINLDLLTMHFPIPAIASILHRISGVVLFLSLAPLLWLLNQSLASPSQFAEVQIWLSYWWMKLILWSVLTATAYHICAGVRHLIMDLGFGESLKAGKQSAIIAIGIALVLSVLGGIWLW
- the seqA gene encoding replication initiation negative regulator SeqA gives rise to the protein MKTIEVDEDLYRYIAGQTQHIGESASDILRRLLHVPAQSAAAESTVAAVESTLAVPAKPIVVGEPTTQARRSINLESVLNSSHFTQQSRVIGRFMMILTALYQQNPQAFSDAAAIKGRTRVYFADNAQTLLANGNTTKPKQIPETPFWVITNTNTGRKRQMIIQMMQRMGYGEEECERIANAI
- a CDS encoding Nif3-like dinuclear metal center hexameric protein, encoding MNNIELEQRLNQELRPELIQDYCPNGLQIEGKQQIRKIVTGVTACQALIDAAIEQHADALLVHHGFFWKGESAPLRGMKYRRIAALIQHEINLYAYHLPLDIHPTLGNNAMLAKALEITVDGGLEIHNPQSIAMQGHFEKPVDIQTLTNRIERVFARAPLHIGDTGPQVIRRIAWCTGGGQDFIDQAAAQGIDAFISGEVSERTTHSAREQGIHYFAAGHHATERGGVKALGEWLAETYGFDVTFIDVDNPV
- a CDS encoding DUF2788 domain-containing protein; translation: MFYEYIPILETLGFDLLIAALFLLIALAIRDVLKQGKVPPFGQFAVWFVLFLGCFGFILKGILKLLWQDAS
- the ybfE gene encoding LexA regulated protein; translated protein: MAKEQNDRTTLDLFADEKRPGRPRTSPLSRAAQLKINKRNQLKRDKARGLRRIEIKVEQTVVDALNVLADQQGLSRSELIETILIEKLGCAPETHSA
- a CDS encoding DUF2517 family protein yields the protein MYTSYPLYKVVLRRIVALLLGILAFPTILFPRLRRRCYSYLHRLWMKTSNKPVWLEQSEKTVPGDELY
- the fur gene encoding ferric iron uptake transcriptional regulator, with the protein product MSDNNQALKQAGLKVTLPRLKILEVLQQGDTSHISAEDLYKKLIDLGEEIGLATVYRVLNQFDDAGIVTRHHFEGGKSVFELATQQHHDHLVCLDCGKVIEFSDEVIEQRQREIAARFNVRLTNHSLYLYGHCADGDCKRDENAHNEQ
- the sdhD gene encoding succinate dehydrogenase, hydrophobic membrane anchor protein → MVKPITALGRNGVQDFLLARASALILLFYSLYLIAAIIILSPLRYDIWSQFFGFWLTQVFTLLALLSILVHAWIGLWQVLTDYVKSAGLRLLLQFIVIIWLVSCFFMGILMTGSVL
- a CDS encoding DUF1853 family protein → MMKPQTHFTHPLDWLHQAPSLVLGHHWIFTPEHPLWQSHSQQWPTIPQPLPRAVGHYYQLLWRLWIQSHPMLDLVAEEIQIQGEQRTLGAIDFIVHNKINHRFEHWEVACKFYLAYQGQWLGPNASDSLTRKMTHMLAHQLPLSQHDTIAKRWPIKARRLILQGRLYTARDQNQKYALIQENSGWQINPNALQGWWRYQPYQGDEPILQLHKPNWLTQARATPVTSHQLDPHQSTHIVDPLGQFGFIMPQSWPNLGPSAV